In Pyricularia oryzae 70-15 chromosome 2, whole genome shotgun sequence, one genomic interval encodes:
- a CDS encoding Spc97/Spc98 family protein — MLHEVLLSLAGHPSPLLRSDPSAANADKHPAAGDATTASAVFTPPERELLASVSHLSGLHIKLRSHTAQIAVSHPSTICRAVAASISSVHLAAFQRKVLEVEDSVLRRDASLVGAYNIVPLTAVVGEFSDWTRRMEWLWEIVKFMLSGSTEIKAGKQRGTAEGATASLTASPCTGASIIDKLRGELQTGYLDIETTAASLVAVAETAWLKQVSAWILYGRLPTFGSGDFFVQRASEDSDEDFVCEHTLLPSVVTPSTASSMLFIGLSLNQIRAKRMDTSGLSLHDTHQLSSQLSELSKLQFPLDSAALSRTITGIRLFLSKNILLKFLPLVKVLEILQLLRDFFLLARGEFAMALSQQADEKLRSRWRKTYNLNHAYGKQDGLGNAMLKEGEVMQILSRTWAALGSLQGQHAEEDEGLELARDIMRLTLAKTRPSTPATSHATPAAAEYPYGIASTPFRNLLLSVPAVLTLHIPSPLDLFLSQSDLQTYTLINSYLLSIRRAHLRLTDLWKISALRRHWPPPPRPPRGIRGAGRARTQLLRTRQNERSHALRSAWANISAAIFFLAETEAYLQTEVVAGLWEGFQNWLLTGSDGVHQDDRKVGRHNRQPSLNSSAQDEMDVDAEEQQEDDIWLASASDENNVTAGDLPQRQPHDPQTLATAHRLYLRILARRILLVNQSFTDVLYELLVNVDHLVALVHRLDGVWTSVDLEVDSGVIDAFVDLEHEEADIRNEIVAVERRVRAGVEACIKELRDVEARHDGDGDVDDVALLELGEYVPRRVGGVDRLLMKLDFGTWFRSGRQDNQASDEDEEMEQ, encoded by the exons ATGCTCCATGAAGTCCTCCTCTCCCTCGCCGGCCATCCGTCTCCACTCCTGCGGTCCGATCCCTCAGCCGCCAATGCGGATAAGCACCCCGCCGCAGGCGATGCGACGACCGCCTCCGCCGTCTTCACTCCGCCAGAGCGGGAGCTCCTAGCGTCCGTGTCGCACCTCAGCGGCCTGCACATCAAGTTGCGGAGCCACACGGCTCAGATTGCCGTCTCGCACCCGTCGACCATATGCCGCGCGGTTGCTGCCTCGATCAGCTCCGTCCATCTCGCCGCGTTCCAGCGCAAGGTCCTCGAGGTCGAGGATTCAGTGCTGCGACGAGATGCCTCGCTCGTCGGTGCTTACAACATCGTGCCGTTGACGGCCGTGGTTGGTGAATTCTCGGACTGGACGAGACGCATGGAGTGGTTATGGGAGATTGTCAAGTTTATGCTCTCAGGGAGCACGGAAATAAAGGCTGGAAAGCAGCGTGGCACGGCGGAAGGGGCCACGGCGTCTCTCACGGCATCTCCGTGTACTGGTGCCAGCATCATCGACAAGTTGCGCGGTGAGCTGCAGACTGGATACCTGGACATCGAGACCACCGCTGCGAGCTTGGTAGCGGTTGCCGAGACCGCGTGGCTGAAGCAGGTTTCCGCCTGGATCCTGTACGGTCGTCTGCCAACCTTTGGCAGTGGGGATTTCTTCGTGCAGAGGGCCTCGGAGGACAGTGACGAG GACTTCGTTTGCGAACACACCCTGCTCCCATCAGTTGTCACGCCGTCAACAGCATCATCGATGCTCTTTATTGGCCTATCGTTGAATCAGATTCGGGCAAAAAGGATGGACACCTCTGGGTTAAGCTTGCACGACACTCATCAACTGTCGTCGCAGCTTTCCGAACTTTCCAAACTCCAATTCCCTCTAGACAGTGCTGCACTTTCACGGACCATCACCGGCATAAGACTGTTTCTGTCGAAGAATATTCTTCTAAAATTTTTGCCACTGGTCAAGGTTCTTGAAATCCTACAACTTCTAAGGGACTTTTTCTTGCTCGCCCGAGGCGAGTTCGCCATGGCCTTGTCACAACAAGCGGACGAGAAGTTGCGCAGCCGCTGGCGCAAAACATACAACCTCAACCATGCATATGGAAAGCAGGATGGTCTAGGAAACGCTATGCTCAAAGAGGGCGAAGTTATGCAGATACTTTCGCGCACGTGGGCAGCTCTGGGTTCCTTGCAGGGTCAACACGCCGAAGAGGACGAGGGGCTTGAGTTAGCAAGAGATATCATGCGCCTCACGCTTGCGAAAACGAGGCCGTCGACACCAGCTACATCCCATGCCACACCGGCAGCGGCTGAATATCCATACGGGATAGCCAGTACACCTTTTCGCAACCTCCTTCTCTCGGTGCCAGCCGTTCTCACATTACACATCCCTTCCCCTCTCGACCTCTTCCTAAGTCAATCAGATCTCCAGACTTATACTTTGATCAACTCTTATCTTCTGTCAATACGGCGAGCACATCTAAGGCTCACTGATTTGTGGAAGATCTCGGCCCTCAGGAGACATTGGCCACCGCCCCCGCGGCCGCCCCGGGGTATCAGAGGCGCTGGTCGCGCGAGGACGCAGCTACTCCGGACTCGGCAGAACGAGCGGTCACATGCGTTGCGCAGCGCATGGGCCAACATCAGCGCCGCCATATTTTTCTTGGCGGAAACAGAAGCATATCTGCAGACCGAGGTAGTGGCAGGGCTGTGGGAGGGTTTCCAGAACTGGCTCCTCACTGGCAGTGATGGAGTGCATCAGGACGACCGCAAGGTTGGCAGGCACAACCGGCAACCTTCGCTCAACAGCTCGGCCCAAGATGAAATGGATGTAGATGccgaggagcagcaggaAGATGATATCTGGCTCGCCTCTGCATCAGACGAAAATAACGTGACGGCAGGTGACCTACCGCAGCGCCAACCCCACGACCCGCAGACTCTGGCCACCGCACATAGACTTTACCTGCGAATCCTGGCCAGGCGCATTCTCCTGGTAAACCAGTCCTTCACAGACGTGCTGTACGAGCTCCTCGTCAACGTCGACCACCTCGTTGCGCTGGTCCACCGCCTGGACGGCGTATGGACGTCCGTGGACCTCGAGGTGGACTCTGGCGTCATCGACGCCTTTGTCGACCTCGAGCACGAAGAGGCAGACATCCGCAACGAGATCGTCGCCGTTGAGCGGCGAGTCAGGGCCGGCGTCGAGGCATGCATCAAGGAGTTGAGGGACGTAGAGGCGCGCCACGATGGTGACGGCGACGTCGATGACGTGGCGCTCCTGGAGCTGGGTGAGTACGTCCCGCGCCGGGTCGGCGGAGTGGATAGGTTGTTGATGAAGCTTGATTTCGGCACATGGTTCCGGTCGGGACGTCAAGACAATCAAGCTTCCGATGAGGATGAAGAGATGGAACAATAG